The following are encoded in a window of Mycobacterium vicinigordonae genomic DNA:
- a CDS encoding DEDDh family exonuclease, with the protein MNRMSWGRPAREPDRGWAVIDVETSGFRPGQARILSIAALGLDGDGRVEQSVVSLLNPGVDPGPTHVHGLTAAMLEDQPQFADIVDDVIEVLRGRTLVAHNVGFDYSFLAAEAEMAQAELPVDSVMCTVELARRLDLGVDNLRLETLAAHWGVTQQRPHDAFDDATVLTRVLASALQRARERDIWLPVHPVTRSRWPNGRVTHDELRPLKALAARMPCPYLNPGRYVSGRPLVQGMRVALATEVRRTHEELVERMLHAGLAYSDDVDNATSLVVCNDDSPEQGKGYHARQLGVPVVSDAQFMDGVGSVVGGRSMEQFADVTPAEEQYVLF; encoded by the coding sequence ATGAACCGGATGTCCTGGGGCCGGCCCGCACGGGAGCCAGATAGAGGATGGGCCGTCATCGACGTCGAGACCTCGGGCTTTCGCCCAGGTCAGGCCCGGATCCTCAGCATCGCGGCGCTGGGCCTCGACGGCGACGGCCGGGTTGAGCAGTCCGTGGTCAGCCTGCTCAACCCGGGCGTGGACCCGGGTCCCACGCACGTGCATGGCCTGACGGCGGCGATGCTTGAGGACCAGCCGCAGTTCGCCGACATCGTCGACGACGTGATCGAAGTGCTACGCGGCCGCACACTGGTTGCACACAACGTCGGTTTCGACTACTCGTTCCTGGCCGCCGAGGCGGAGATGGCGCAGGCCGAGTTGCCTGTGGACTCCGTCATGTGCACGGTCGAGTTGGCCCGGCGCCTGGACCTCGGCGTCGACAACCTCCGGCTGGAGACGCTGGCCGCGCACTGGGGCGTCACCCAGCAACGCCCGCATGATGCATTCGACGACGCGACGGTGCTGACGAGGGTGCTCGCGTCGGCACTGCAGCGGGCACGCGAGCGGGACATCTGGCTGCCGGTGCACCCGGTAACCCGCAGCCGCTGGCCCAACGGCCGGGTGACGCATGACGAGCTGCGCCCGTTGAAGGCGCTGGCCGCCCGGATGCCCTGCCCGTATCTGAATCCGGGCCGGTACGTTTCGGGCAGGCCGCTGGTCCAGGGCATGCGGGTGGCGCTGGCCACCGAGGTGCGAAGGACCCACGAGGAACTCGTCGAGCGGATGTTGCACGCCGGGCTGGCTTACAGCGACGACGTCGACAACGCGACCTCACTGGTGGTCTGCAACGACGACTCGCCCGAGCAGGGCAAGGGCTACCACGCCCGCCAGCTCGGCGTGCCGGTGGTCTCGGATGCGCAGTTCATGGACGGGGTGGGCTCCGTCGTCGGAGGCCGGAGCATGGAGCAGTTCGCCGACGTTACGCCGGCCGAGGAGCAGTACGTCCTGTTTTGA
- the leuA gene encoding 2-isopropylmalate synthase: MTTNPDAYVSTRTVIKPAGPPRPGQPAWNPQRGTSMPFNRYRSFAAEVEPIRLPDRSWPDHVIEAAPLWCAVDLRDGNQALIDPMSPARKRRMFDLLVRMGYKEIEVGFPSASQTDYDFVRDIITDGAIPDDVTIQVLTQCRPELIERTFEACDGAPQAIVHFYNSTSILQRRVVFRADRAAVQKIATDGARKCVEEAAKHPGTRWRFEYSPESYTGTELEYARDVCNAVGEVIQPTPDWPIIFNLPATVEMATPNVYADSIEWMSRNLANRESVILSLHPHNDRGTAVAAAELGYQAGADRIEGCLFGNGERTGNVCLVTLGLNLFSRGVDPQIDFSNIDEIRRTVEYCNQLPVPERHPYGGDLVYTAFSGSHQDAINKGLDQMKIDADAADADVEDILWQVPYLPIDPKDVGRTYEAVIRVNSQSGKGGVAYIMKADHGLALPRRLQIEFSQVIQKMADGDGGEVSPKEMWDAFAEEYLAPVRPLERIKQRVDAAEEDTGRTTIAATVKIDGVETEVSGAGNGPLAAFVDALSAVGFDVAVLDYSEHAMSSGDDAQAAAYVEAEVGGKTVWGVGIAPSITTASLRAVVSAVNRASR; encoded by the coding sequence GTGACTACTAATCCAGACGCCTACGTTTCAACCCGCACTGTCATCAAGCCTGCCGGCCCGCCGCGACCCGGCCAACCCGCTTGGAACCCCCAACGCGGCACGTCGATGCCGTTCAACCGCTACCGGTCATTCGCCGCGGAGGTCGAACCCATCCGGCTGCCCGACCGCAGCTGGCCCGACCACGTCATTGAGGCGGCCCCGCTGTGGTGCGCTGTCGACCTGCGCGACGGCAACCAAGCACTGATCGATCCGATGAGCCCGGCCCGCAAGCGCCGTATGTTCGACCTGCTGGTACGGATGGGCTACAAGGAGATCGAGGTCGGCTTCCCGTCCGCCAGCCAGACGGATTACGACTTCGTCCGCGACATCATCACCGACGGCGCCATCCCCGACGACGTCACGATCCAGGTGCTGACCCAGTGCCGGCCCGAGCTGATCGAGCGCACCTTCGAGGCATGCGACGGCGCGCCGCAGGCGATCGTGCACTTCTACAACTCGACGTCAATCCTGCAGCGCCGGGTCGTCTTCCGTGCCGATCGCGCCGCGGTGCAGAAGATCGCCACCGACGGCGCCCGCAAGTGCGTCGAAGAGGCCGCCAAGCACCCGGGCACCCGGTGGCGCTTCGAGTACTCGCCGGAGTCCTACACCGGCACCGAGCTGGAGTACGCCCGTGACGTGTGCAATGCGGTCGGCGAGGTCATCCAGCCCACCCCGGACTGGCCGATCATCTTCAACCTGCCGGCCACCGTGGAGATGGCCACGCCCAACGTGTACGCCGACTCGATCGAGTGGATGAGCCGCAACCTGGCCAACCGCGAGTCGGTCATCCTGAGCCTGCACCCGCATAACGACCGCGGAACTGCCGTCGCCGCAGCCGAGTTGGGCTACCAGGCCGGTGCCGACCGCATCGAGGGCTGCCTGTTCGGCAACGGTGAACGCACCGGCAACGTCTGCCTGGTGACGCTGGGGCTGAACTTATTCTCCCGCGGCGTGGACCCGCAGATCGACTTCTCCAACATCGATGAGATCCGCCGCACGGTGGAGTACTGCAACCAGCTGCCGGTACCCGAACGACACCCCTACGGCGGCGATCTGGTCTACACCGCGTTCTCGGGGAGCCACCAGGACGCCATCAACAAGGGCCTGGACCAGATGAAGATCGACGCCGACGCCGCCGACGCCGACGTCGAGGACATTCTGTGGCAGGTGCCGTATCTGCCGATCGACCCCAAGGACGTCGGGCGCACCTACGAAGCAGTGATCCGGGTCAACTCGCAGTCCGGCAAGGGCGGGGTGGCCTACATCATGAAGGCCGACCACGGCCTGGCACTGCCGCGTCGGCTGCAGATCGAGTTCTCGCAGGTCATCCAGAAAATGGCCGACGGCGACGGCGGCGAAGTCTCCCCCAAGGAGATGTGGGACGCGTTCGCCGAGGAGTACCTGGCCCCGGTGCGCCCGCTGGAGCGGATCAAGCAGCGCGTCGACGCCGCCGAGGAAGACACCGGCCGCACCACCATCGCTGCCACCGTGAAAATCGATGGTGTCGAGACCGAGGTCAGCGGGGCCGGCAACGGACCACTGGCCGCATTCGTCGACGCGCTGAGCGCCGTCGGATTCGATGTGGCGGTGCTGGACTACTCCGAGCACGCGATGAGTTCTGGCGACGACGCGCAGGCCGCGGCGTACGTGGAAGCTGAAGTCGGGGGCAAGACGGTGTGGGGCGTGGGCATCGCGCCGTCGATCACCACGGCCTCGTTGCGTGCGGTGGTCTCGGCAGTCAACCGGGCCTCTCGGTAG